The Setaria italica strain Yugu1 chromosome IX, Setaria_italica_v2.0, whole genome shotgun sequence genome has a window encoding:
- the LOC101759458 gene encoding solute carrier family 25 member 44, translated as MSFGSARVDEHGGDVEEARCMPAEVSWEMLDKSRFFVLGAALFSGVSAALYPAVVLKTHLQVAPPPQAAASAAAAAILRRDGPRGFYRGFGASLAGTVPARALYMAALEATKSAVGSAALRLGFAEPAASAAASAAGGVSAAVAAQVVWTPVDVVSQRLMVQTAPAPAAAHYRGGADAFRKILVADGVRGLYRGFGVSVLTYAPSSAAWWASYATAQRLLWRAVGPAHHDSRGATVAVQGASAAAAGGAAALVTMPLDTVKTRLQVMGAGSRAPTLAAAARDLVREGGWAACYRGLGPRWASMSLSAATMVTAYEFLKRLSAKEGSL; from the coding sequence ATGAGCTTTGGCTCCGCGAGAGTTGATGAGCATGGAGGCGACGTCGAGGAGGCGCGGTGCATGCCGGCGGAGGTGAGCTGGGAGATGCTCGACAAGTCGCGCTTTTTCGTACTCGGCGCCGCGCTCTTCTCCGGCGTCTCCGCGGCGCTCTACCCGGCCGTCGTCCTCAAGACGCACCTCcaggtcgcgccgccgccgcaggccgcggcctcggctgccgcggcggcgattcTCCGGCGCGATGGGCCCCGGGGGTTCTACCGCGGCTTCGGCGCGTCCCTCGCGGGCACGGTGCCCGCCCGCGCGCTCTACATGGCGGCGCTCGAGGCCACCAAGAGCGCCGTGGGCTCCGCTGCGCTTCGCCTCGGCTTCGCGGAACCGGCGGCCTCTGCTGCGGCCTCGGCCGCGGgcggcgtctccgccgccgtcgcggcgcagGTCGTCTGGACCCCAGTCGATGTCGTCAGCCAGCGCCTCATGGTTCAGACCgcacccgcgcccgccgccgcccactaccgcggcggcgccgacgcgtTCCGGAAGATCTTGGTCGCCGACGGCGTGCGCGGTCTGTACCGAGGCTTCGGCGTCTCGGTGCTGACCTACGCGCCGTCCAGCGCCGCGTGGTGGGCATCCTACGCCACGGCGCAGCGGCTCCTCTGGCGCGCGGTTGGCCCCGCGCACCACGACAGCCGCGGCGCCACGGTGGCCGTGCAGggcgcgagcgccgccgcggcggggggcgCGGCCGCGCTGGTGACCATGCCGCTGGACACCGTGAAGACGCGGCTGCAGGTGATGGGCGCCGGCTCCCGGGCGCCGAcgctcgcggccgcggcgcgcgacCTGGTGCGGGAGGGTGGGTGGGCCGCGTGCTACCGTGGGCTCGGGCCGAGGTGGGCGTCCATGTCGCTGTCGGCGGCCACCATGGTCACCGCCTACGAATTCTTGAAGCGGCTCTCGGCCAAGGAAGGCTCACTCTAA